Proteins encoded by one window of Dokdonella sp.:
- the rplB gene encoding 50S ribosomal protein L2 — translation MALITLKPTSAGRRSAVRVSTPGLHKGSPYAPLTESQTKTGGRNHYGRITTRHKGGGSKQHYRIIDFKRDKEGIACRIERLEYDPNRTAHIALLLYVDGERRYIIAPKGAQVGDQLMAGREAPIKVGNALPLRNIPIGSTVHCIEMKPGKGAQLARAAGASAQLVAREQGHATLRLRSGEMRKVPVECRATIGEVGNSEHSLEKLGKAGASRWRGVRPTVRGAAMNPVDHPHGGGEAKAGQGNPHPVSPWGMPTKGYKTRKNKRTNQFIVRDRRG, via the coding sequence ATGGCACTGATCACTCTCAAACCCACTTCGGCAGGACGCCGCTCGGCGGTGCGCGTTTCGACGCCCGGCCTGCACAAGGGTTCGCCCTATGCGCCGCTGACCGAGTCGCAGACCAAGACCGGCGGTCGCAATCACTACGGTCGCATCACCACGCGCCACAAGGGCGGTGGTTCGAAGCAGCACTACCGCATCATCGACTTCAAGCGTGACAAGGAAGGCATCGCCTGCCGCATCGAGCGCCTCGAGTACGACCCGAACCGCACCGCGCACATCGCACTGTTGCTGTATGTGGATGGTGAGCGGCGCTACATCATCGCACCCAAGGGCGCGCAGGTCGGCGACCAGCTCATGGCCGGGCGCGAGGCGCCGATCAAGGTCGGCAATGCGCTTCCGTTGCGCAACATCCCGATCGGCTCGACCGTGCACTGCATTGAGATGAAGCCGGGCAAGGGCGCTCAGCTTGCGCGTGCCGCCGGCGCCTCTGCGCAGCTCGTCGCTCGTGAGCAGGGCCATGCAACGCTGCGCCTGCGTTCGGGCGAGATGCGCAAGGTTCCAGTCGAGTGCCGCGCGACGATCGGCGAGGTCGGCAACAGTGAGCACAGCCTCGAGAAGCTCGGCAAGGCCGGCGCCAGCCGCTGGCGTGGCGTGCGTCCGACCGTTCGCGGCGCGGCCATGAACCCCGTCGACCATCCGCACGGTGGTGGCGAGGCGAAGGCCGGCCAGGGCAACCCGCATCCGGTATCGCCGTGGGGCATGCCGACCAAGGGTTACAAGACGCGCAAGAACAAGCGGACCAACCAGTTCATCGTGCGCGATCGCAGAGGCTAA
- the rpsS gene encoding 30S ribosomal protein S19, producing MARSLKKGPFIDHHLLKKVESASASNNKRPIKTWSRRSMISPEMVGLTLAIHNGRQHVPVLVNENMVGHKLGEFAVTRTFKGHSGDKKAADKKK from the coding sequence ATGGCTCGTTCACTGAAGAAAGGCCCGTTCATCGACCACCATCTCCTGAAGAAGGTGGAGAGTGCGTCGGCGTCCAACAACAAGCGTCCGATCAAGACTTGGTCGCGCCGTTCCATGATCTCGCCGGAAATGGTCGGGCTCACGCTCGCCATCCACAACGGCCGTCAGCACGTGCCGGTGTTGGTCAATGAGAACATGGTCGGCCACAAGCTCGGCGAGTTCGCCGTGACCCGCACGTTCAAGGGTCACTCGGGCGACAAGAAAGCCGCAGACAAGAAGAAATAA
- the rplV gene encoding 50S ribosomal protein L22, with protein sequence MEAKAILRSARISAQKVRLVADQVRGMDVGNATNLLAFSNKKAAHLVKKVLLSAIANAENNLGADVDELKVAKIFVDDGPVLKRMHARAKGRGTRISKRTSHITVVVGE encoded by the coding sequence GTGGAAGCCAAAGCGATTCTGCGCAGCGCGCGCATCTCCGCCCAGAAGGTCCGCCTCGTCGCCGACCAGGTTCGTGGCATGGATGTCGGCAATGCGACCAACCTGCTGGCGTTCAGCAACAAGAAGGCCGCGCATCTGGTCAAGAAGGTGTTGCTGTCGGCCATCGCCAACGCCGAGAACAACCTTGGCGCCGACGTCGACGAACTGAAGGTTGCGAAGATCTTCGTCGATGACGGTCCGGTCCTGAAGCGCATGCATGCGCGCGCCAAGGGACGTGGTACCCGTATTTCCAAGCGCACCAGCCACATCACCGTGGTCGTGGGCGAGTAA
- the rpsC gene encoding 30S ribosomal protein S3: protein MGHKVNPTGFRLGVSKDWNSKWFANKREFAGYLVADLKVRELLKKKLAQAGISKIQIERPAKSARVTIHTARPGVVIGKKGEDIEKLRKEVSQVMGVPAHINVTEVRKPELDAQLVAESIAQQLERRIMFRRAMKRSVQNAMRLGALGIKINVGGRLNGAEIARSEWAREGRVPLHTLRADIDYGVAEANTTYGVIGVKVWIYKGEIFDLHAATQEAKVEAAEERAPRRAPAAKQGN from the coding sequence ATGGGTCATAAAGTCAATCCCACCGGCTTCCGCCTCGGCGTTTCGAAGGACTGGAACTCGAAGTGGTTTGCCAACAAGCGCGAGTTCGCCGGCTATCTGGTTGCCGACCTCAAGGTGCGCGAACTTCTGAAGAAGAAGCTCGCCCAGGCCGGCATTTCGAAGATCCAGATCGAACGCCCGGCCAAGTCCGCACGCGTCACGATCCATACTGCCCGCCCAGGTGTCGTCATCGGCAAGAAGGGCGAGGACATCGAGAAGCTGCGCAAGGAAGTCTCGCAGGTGATGGGTGTTCCAGCCCACATCAACGTGACGGAAGTGCGCAAGCCGGAACTCGACGCCCAGCTCGTCGCCGAGTCGATCGCCCAGCAGCTCGAGCGTCGCATCATGTTCCGTCGCGCAATGAAGCGCTCGGTGCAGAATGCCATGCGCCTTGGAGCGCTCGGTATCAAGATCAACGTCGGCGGCCGTCTCAACGGTGCTGAAATCGCCCGCTCCGAGTGGGCCCGCGAGGGTCGCGTGCCGCTGCACACGCTACGTGCGGACATCGACTACGGCGTCGCCGAAGCGAACACGACCTATGGCGTCATCGGCGTCAAGGTGTGGATCTACAAGGGTGAGATCTTCGACCTCCACGCTGCCACCCAGGAAGCCAAGGTCGAGGCCGCCGAAGAGCGTGCGCCGCGCCGGGCTCCGGCGGCGAAGCAAGGAAACTAA
- the rplP gene encoding 50S ribosomal protein L16 — protein MLQPKRTKYRKVQKGRNPGLSYVATKVSFGAYGLKATTHGHLTARQIEAARRCITRFVKRGGKLWIRVFPDKPITKKPIEVRMGNGKGNVELWVAPIQPGRMLYEIEGVDETTAREAFRLAAAKLSVQTQFVARTVL, from the coding sequence ATGTTGCAACCGAAGCGAACCAAATACCGCAAGGTGCAGAAGGGCCGCAATCCGGGTCTGTCCTACGTCGCCACGAAGGTCAGCTTCGGTGCGTACGGCCTCAAGGCGACCACGCACGGACACCTGACTGCGCGCCAGATCGAGGCGGCTCGCCGCTGCATCACGCGTTTCGTCAAGCGTGGCGGCAAGTTGTGGATCCGCGTATTCCCCGACAAGCCGATCACCAAGAAGCCGATCGAGGTCCGCATGGGCAACGGCAAGGGCAACGTCGAGTTGTGGGTGGCGCCGATCCAGCCGGGTCGCATGCTGTATGAAATCGAGGGCGTGGACGAGACCACCGCGCGCGAGGCGTTCCGCCTGGCCGCCGCGAAGCTGTCCGTGCAAACCCAGTTCGTAGCCAGAACGGTGCTGTGA
- the rpmC gene encoding 50S ribosomal protein L29, whose amino-acid sequence MELKELRQKSEKELNEHLGELRREQFNLRMQKGSGQLTQTHQFGRVRREIARVKTLLGSKK is encoded by the coding sequence ATGGAACTGAAAGAACTTCGGCAGAAATCGGAGAAGGAACTGAACGAGCATCTCGGCGAGTTGCGCCGCGAGCAGTTCAATCTGCGCATGCAGAAGGGTTCCGGACAGCTCACCCAGACGCACCAGTTCGGCCGGGTTCGGCGCGAGATCGCTCGCGTCAAGACCCTGCTTGGCAGCAAGAAGTAA
- the rpsQ gene encoding 30S ribosomal protein S17, which produces MSETQKSARTVEGRVVSNKMQKTVTVLLERQVQHPLYGKIVRRSTKVHAHDANGECREGDVVRISETRPMSKTKNWRVVEIVTRAAQ; this is translated from the coding sequence ATGAGCGAGACACAGAAAAGCGCACGCACCGTCGAAGGCCGCGTGGTCAGCAACAAGATGCAGAAGACGGTGACCGTGCTGCTCGAACGCCAAGTGCAGCATCCGCTGTACGGCAAGATCGTGCGGCGCTCCACCAAGGTGCACGCGCACGACGCCAATGGCGAGTGCCGCGAAGGCGACGTGGTCCGCATCTCAGAGACGCGGCCCATGTCGAAGACGAAGAACTGGCGCGTGGTCGAGATCGTCACGCGGGCCGCTCAATAA
- the rplN gene encoding 50S ribosomal protein L14, translating into MIQMQTTLAAADNSGARELMCIKVLGGSKRRYAQIGDVIKVSVREAIPRGKVKKGEVYDAVVVRTRKGVRRADGSLIRFDGNAAVLLNNKQEPIGTRIFGPVTRELRSEKFMKIVSLAPEVL; encoded by the coding sequence ATGATCCAGATGCAGACCACGTTGGCCGCGGCGGACAACAGCGGCGCCCGTGAACTGATGTGCATCAAGGTGCTCGGTGGCTCGAAGCGCCGCTATGCGCAGATCGGCGACGTCATCAAGGTGTCGGTGCGCGAAGCGATTCCGCGCGGCAAGGTCAAGAAGGGCGAGGTCTACGATGCCGTCGTCGTGCGTACGCGCAAGGGCGTGCGCCGCGCGGACGGGTCGCTGATCCGTTTCGACGGCAATGCCGCCGTCCTCCTCAACAACAAGCAAGAGCCGATCGGCACTCGTATCTTCGGGCCGGTCACGCGTGAGCTGCGCAGCGAGAAGTTCATGAAGATCGTCTCGCTCGCTCCGGAAGTGCTGTAA
- the rplX gene encoding 50S ribosomal protein L24, protein MNRIRKGDQVIVIAGKNKGQRGEVVRVVGDRVFVQNINLVKRHTKPNPQANQAGGIVEREASINISNVQLFNSATGKGARVGFKNLEDGRKVRVFRPSGEVIDA, encoded by the coding sequence ATGAACCGCATCCGCAAGGGCGATCAGGTCATCGTGATCGCCGGCAAGAACAAGGGGCAGAGAGGCGAGGTCGTGCGCGTGGTCGGTGACCGCGTGTTCGTTCAGAACATCAACCTCGTCAAGCGCCACACGAAGCCGAATCCCCAGGCCAACCAGGCTGGCGGCATCGTCGAGCGCGAAGCCTCGATCAATATTTCCAACGTCCAGTTGTTCAACTCCGCCACCGGCAAGGGCGCGCGCGTCGGCTTCAAGAATCTTGAAGACGGTCGCAAGGTTCGCGTCTTCCGCCCGTCCGGCGAAGTGATCGACGCTTGA
- the rplE gene encoding 50S ribosomal protein L5 translates to MTTRLETIYREKIVPKLTERFGYENPMQVPRLVKVTLNMGVGEAVGNKKVLENAVADMAKIAGQKPVVTLSKKSIATFKIRENWPIGCKVTLRRAHMYEFIDRLVNISLPRVRDFRGISGRSFDGRGNYNMGVKEQIIFPEIDFDQIDALRGMDIAVTTTARTDEEAKALLEAFGFPFRN, encoded by the coding sequence ATGACGACGCGTCTTGAAACGATTTACCGCGAGAAGATCGTGCCGAAGCTCACCGAGCGCTTCGGTTACGAGAACCCGATGCAGGTGCCGCGCCTGGTCAAGGTCACGCTCAACATGGGCGTGGGTGAGGCCGTGGGCAACAAGAAGGTGCTCGAGAACGCTGTGGCCGACATGGCCAAGATCGCTGGCCAGAAGCCGGTGGTGACGCTGTCGAAGAAGTCGATCGCGACGTTCAAGATTCGCGAGAACTGGCCGATTGGCTGCAAGGTCACGCTGCGCCGCGCGCATATGTACGAATTCATCGACCGCCTGGTCAATATCTCGTTGCCGCGCGTGCGCGACTTCCGCGGCATTTCCGGCCGTTCTTTCGACGGCCGCGGCAATTACAACATGGGCGTGAAGGAACAGATCATCTTCCCGGAGATCGATTTCGACCAGATCGATGCGTTGCGCGGCATGGACATCGCCGTGACCACGACCGCCCGCACCGATGAAGAAGCCAAGGCGCTGCTCGAAGCGTTTGGTTTCCCGTTCCGCAACTGA
- the rpsN gene encoding 30S ribosomal protein S14, with amino-acid sequence MAKTSMIERETKRAKLVKRHAAKRKQLKEIVSSPTASYDEKLEAATKLQKLPRDSSPSRQRNRCAQTGRPRGVYQKFGLGRTKLREATMRGDVPGLRKASW; translated from the coding sequence ATGGCCAAGACTTCCATGATCGAGCGCGAGACCAAGCGCGCGAAACTCGTCAAGCGGCATGCGGCCAAGCGCAAGCAGCTGAAGGAAATCGTCAGCAGCCCGACGGCCTCGTATGACGAGAAGCTCGAGGCCGCCACGAAGCTGCAGAAGCTGCCGCGTGATTCGAGTCCGTCGCGCCAGCGCAACCGCTGCGCGCAGACTGGTCGTCCACGTGGCGTCTACCAGAAGTTCGGTCTCGGCCGGACCAAGCTGCGTGAAGCGACCATGCGCGGCGATGTGCCGGGGCTGCGCAAGGCGAGTTGGTAA
- the rpsH gene encoding 30S ribosomal protein S8, with protein MSMTDPIADMFTRIRNAQLTGKRVVKMPSSRMKQALATLLKDEGYVADFQVQSREGKPELEIALKYHEGKPVIERLERVSRSGLRVYRGKNELPKVLNGLGVSIVSTSSGIMTDAAARQKGIGGEIIGIVA; from the coding sequence ATGAGCATGACTGATCCCATCGCCGACATGTTCACGCGCATCCGCAATGCCCAGTTGACGGGCAAGCGCGTAGTGAAGATGCCGTCGTCCCGTATGAAGCAGGCACTCGCCACACTGCTCAAGGATGAAGGCTACGTGGCCGACTTCCAGGTGCAGAGTCGCGAAGGCAAGCCCGAACTCGAGATCGCCCTGAAGTACCACGAGGGCAAGCCGGTCATCGAGCGCCTCGAACGCGTCAGCCGTTCCGGGCTGCGCGTGTACCGCGGCAAGAATGAACTGCCGAAGGTGCTCAACGGTCTTGGCGTTTCGATCGTTTCCACGTCGTCCGGCATCATGACCGACGCCGCCGCCCGCCAAAAGGGCATCGGTGGCGAGATCATCGGCATCGTGGCGTAA
- the rplF gene encoding 50S ribosomal protein L6, producing MSRVAKKPVSIPKGVDIQVNAEAITVKGPKGALKLPTPPGVVAEIKDGQVLLNGKTPNDIKMAGTARALIANMVVGVSEGYQRKLELVGVGYRAALQGKDLNLSLGFSHPIVFKAPEGITLEVPTQTEILIKGADKQCVGEAAAKIRAFRPPEPYKGKGVRYSGEKITIKEAKKA from the coding sequence ATGTCACGCGTTGCCAAGAAACCCGTTTCGATCCCCAAGGGCGTCGACATCCAGGTGAACGCCGAAGCGATCACCGTCAAGGGCCCGAAGGGTGCGCTCAAGCTGCCGACGCCTCCTGGCGTCGTCGCCGAGATCAAGGATGGTCAGGTTCTGTTGAACGGCAAGACGCCGAACGACATCAAGATGGCCGGAACCGCACGCGCTTTGATCGCCAACATGGTGGTCGGCGTCAGCGAAGGCTACCAACGCAAGCTCGAGCTCGTCGGCGTCGGCTATCGCGCCGCGTTGCAGGGCAAGGACCTCAATCTGAGCCTCGGCTTTTCGCACCCGATCGTGTTCAAGGCGCCAGAGGGCATCACCCTCGAAGTGCCGACGCAGACCGAGATCCTGATCAAGGGTGCCGACAAGCAGTGCGTCGGCGAGGCGGCCGCAAAGATCCGTGCGTTCCGTCCGCCGGAACCCTACAAGGGCAAGGGCGTGCGTTACTCGGGCGAGAAGATCACCATCAAGGAAGCCAAGAAGGCGTAA
- the rplR gene encoding 50S ribosomal protein L18, whose product MTVEKKIARLRRAKSTRMHIRELGVARLSVHRTGQHLYAQVMTPGGDKVIAAASTVQKSVAEGLSGTKNKSAAAAVGRAIAERALKAGVDTVAFDRSGFRYHGRIAALAEAAREAGLKF is encoded by the coding sequence ATTACAGTGGAAAAGAAGATTGCAAGACTTCGCCGCGCCAAGTCGACGCGCATGCACATCCGCGAACTCGGTGTCGCTCGCCTCAGCGTGCATCGTACCGGCCAGCACCTCTATGCGCAGGTCATGACTCCGGGCGGTGACAAGGTCATCGCTGCCGCGTCGACGGTGCAGAAGTCGGTTGCCGAAGGCCTGTCCGGCACGAAGAACAAGAGCGCCGCCGCCGCAGTGGGTCGAGCGATCGCTGAGCGTGCACTCAAGGCCGGCGTCGACACGGTCGCCTTCGATCGCTCGGGTTTCCGTTACCACGGTCGCATCGCAGCGCTCGCGGAAGCTGCGCGTGAGGCGGGCCTCAAGTTCTAA
- the rpsE gene encoding 30S ribosomal protein S5 yields the protein MSTNERENSDGLLEKLIAVNRVAKTVKGGRQMSFTALTVVGDGDGRVGFGYGKAREVPIAIQKAMERARKNMIRVQLKEGTLWHSVKANHGAARVYMQPASEGTGVIAGGAMRAVLEVVGVKNVLAKAVGSRNPINLVRATINGLTAMATPQRIASKRGKTLEEVLGNG from the coding sequence ATGTCGACAAATGAACGTGAGAACAGCGACGGCCTTCTCGAGAAGCTGATCGCGGTCAATCGCGTGGCGAAGACCGTCAAGGGTGGCCGTCAGATGAGTTTCACGGCACTGACCGTGGTTGGCGACGGCGACGGCCGCGTGGGTTTCGGCTATGGCAAGGCCCGCGAAGTGCCGATTGCCATCCAGAAGGCCATGGAGCGTGCGCGCAAGAACATGATCCGCGTACAGCTCAAGGAAGGTACGCTCTGGCATTCGGTCAAGGCCAACCATGGCGCCGCGCGCGTATACATGCAGCCCGCATCCGAGGGTACCGGTGTCATTGCCGGCGGTGCGATGCGTGCCGTGCTCGAGGTGGTCGGCGTCAAGAACGTGCTGGCGAAAGCGGTCGGTTCACGCAATCCGATCAACCTCGTGCGCGCGACGATCAATGGACTCACCGCGATGGCGACGCCGCAGCGCATCGCTTCCAAGCGCGGCAAGACGCTCGAGGAGGTGCTCGGCAATGGCTAA
- the rpmD gene encoding 50S ribosomal protein L30, whose translation MANETKTVRVRLVKSPNSCKAVHRLSVRALGLRKLNDVRELKDSPSVRGLINKVSYLVRVEDA comes from the coding sequence ATGGCTAACGAGACGAAGACCGTGCGTGTGCGCCTGGTCAAGAGCCCGAACAGCTGCAAGGCGGTGCATCGCCTCAGCGTGCGCGCGCTCGGCCTGCGCAAGCTCAACGATGTGCGCGAACTGAAGGACTCCCCGTCCGTGCGTGGCCTTATCAACAAGGTCAGCTACCTCGTCCGCGTCGAAGACGCCTAA
- the rplO gene encoding 50S ribosomal protein L15, with amino-acid sequence MRLNTLKPAAGARKAGVRVGRGIGSGLGKTAGRGHKGSYARTGKGKIKAGFEGGQMPLQRRLPKVGFRSRKSHEVSEVLLYKLGVLDVEVIDFEALRAAGLVEKRAERAKIVKKGELTRAIKLRGVATTAGARAAIEAAGGSVE; translated from the coding sequence ATGCGTCTGAATACTCTCAAGCCAGCCGCCGGCGCCCGCAAGGCGGGTGTGCGCGTCGGCCGCGGCATCGGCTCCGGCCTTGGCAAGACTGCCGGTCGCGGCCACAAAGGCTCGTATGCGCGTACCGGCAAGGGCAAGATCAAGGCCGGTTTCGAAGGCGGCCAGATGCCGCTGCAACGCCGTCTGCCGAAGGTTGGCTTCCGTTCAAGGAAGTCGCACGAGGTCTCCGAGGTGTTGCTGTACAAACTCGGCGTGCTCGACGTCGAAGTGATCGATTTCGAGGCACTGCGCGCCGCCGGTCTCGTCGAGAAGCGCGCGGAGCGCGCCAAGATCGTCAAGAAGGGTGAGTTGACCCGCGCCATCAAGCTGCGCGGCGTTGCCACGACGGCCGGCGCGCGTGCTGCCATCGAAGCCGCCGGCGGAAGCGTGGAGTAA
- the secY gene encoding preprotein translocase subunit SecY, producing the protein MAAAQSNGLASLGKLTELRQRLLFVVGALIVYRFGSFIPVPGVDPEAMERLISQSGGLIDMFNMFSGGALSRFSLFALGVIPYISASIVVQMFSSVLPAWQALKKEGESGRRKLTMYTRWGTVGLAAFQSFGVATMLQTQPGVVYAPGASFIFATVVGLTAGTMFLMWLGEQITERGIGNGISLIIFAGIVAGLPGAVVHTLSMTSNGELHPLKLFLVLAAVLVVTYFVVFFERGQRRITVNYARRQGGAGRAYMNQTSHLPLKINMAGVIPPIFASSLIMFPATAAAWFNNSSEIRWLQALTTALGPGEPLHMIIYALMIIIFAFFYTALVFNSQETADNLKRSGALIPGIRPGKATAEYIDGVMTRLTGIGAIYLVVVCLVPDLLRNAWNVPFYFGGTSLLIVVVVVMDFTAQIQAHLVSHQYESLLKKANLRGR; encoded by the coding sequence GTGGCCGCAGCGCAGTCCAATGGTCTCGCCTCGCTTGGCAAGCTGACCGAGCTCAGGCAGCGCCTGCTGTTCGTGGTCGGCGCCCTGATCGTCTACCGCTTCGGCTCGTTCATCCCGGTGCCGGGCGTCGACCCGGAGGCGATGGAACGATTGATCTCGCAGAGCGGCGGCCTGATCGACATGTTCAACATGTTCTCGGGCGGCGCGCTCAGTCGTTTCTCGCTGTTCGCGCTCGGCGTGATCCCGTACATCTCGGCGTCGATCGTCGTGCAGATGTTCAGTTCGGTGCTGCCGGCCTGGCAGGCGCTCAAGAAGGAAGGCGAGTCGGGGCGGCGCAAGCTGACCATGTATACGCGCTGGGGCACTGTCGGCCTCGCGGCGTTCCAGTCGTTCGGTGTTGCGACGATGCTGCAGACCCAGCCGGGCGTCGTCTATGCGCCGGGCGCGAGTTTCATCTTTGCCACCGTGGTCGGCCTGACCGCAGGGACGATGTTCCTGATGTGGTTGGGTGAACAGATCACCGAGCGCGGTATCGGCAATGGCATTTCGCTGATCATCTTCGCCGGCATCGTTGCCGGGCTGCCCGGTGCGGTCGTGCACACGCTGAGCATGACCAGCAACGGTGAACTGCACCCGCTGAAGCTTTTCCTCGTGCTCGCCGCCGTGCTGGTCGTTACCTATTTCGTGGTGTTCTTCGAGCGTGGCCAGCGCCGAATCACGGTCAATTATGCGCGTCGCCAGGGTGGTGCTGGCCGCGCCTACATGAACCAGACTTCCCACCTGCCGCTCAAGATCAACATGGCGGGCGTGATCCCGCCGATCTTCGCCTCGAGCCTCATCATGTTCCCGGCGACGGCGGCGGCGTGGTTCAACAACTCGAGCGAGATTCGCTGGCTGCAGGCATTGACCACCGCGCTGGGCCCGGGCGAGCCCCTGCACATGATCATCTATGCCCTGATGATCATCATCTTTGCGTTCTTCTACACGGCGTTGGTATTCAATTCGCAGGAAACCGCGGACAACCTCAAGCGTTCGGGAGCCCTGATCCCGGGGATCCGTCCGGGCAAGGCCACGGCCGAGTACATCGACGGCGTGATGACACGCCTGACCGGCATTGGCGCCATCTATCTCGTGGTGGTGTGCCTCGTGCCAGACCTGCTGCGGAATGCCTGGAACGTGCCGTTCTACTTCGGCGGGACTTCGCTGCTGATTGTTGTGGTCGTGGTCATGGACTTCACGGCCCAGATCCAGGCGCACCTCGTCTCGCACCAGTACGAAAGCCTGCTTAAGAAGGCGAACCTGCGGGGGCGCTGA
- the rpsM gene encoding 30S ribosomal protein S13, producing the protein MARIAGVNLPVQKHAWIGLQSIFGIGRSRSKKVCVDAGVVPTTKIKDLTEAEVEKLRHEVAKYTVEGDLRREVGIAIKRLIDLGCYRGLRHRRGLPLRGQRTRTNARTRKGPRRAIKK; encoded by the coding sequence ATGGCGCGCATCGCGGGTGTCAATCTTCCGGTCCAGAAACATGCCTGGATCGGATTGCAGAGCATCTTCGGCATCGGACGTTCGCGTTCGAAGAAGGTCTGCGTGGACGCGGGCGTCGTCCCGACCACGAAGATCAAGGACCTGACCGAAGCCGAAGTCGAAAAGCTTCGCCACGAAGTTGCCAAGTACACCGTCGAAGGTGACCTGCGCCGCGAGGTCGGCATTGCCATCAAGCGCCTGATCGACCTTGGCTGCTATCGTGGCCTTCGTCATCGTCGTGGTCTGCCGCTGCGTGGCCAGCGCACGCGCACCAATGCCCGTACCCGCAAGGGTCCGCGTCGCGCGATCAAGAAATAA
- the rpsK gene encoding 30S ribosomal protein S11, which produces MNKPVAKPKKKVKRVVTDAVCHVQASFNNTVVTITDRQGNALSWATAGGAGFRGSRKSTPFAAQVAAEKAARAASEYGVKTIEVRIKGPGPGRESAVRSLNNVGFKVTNIIDVTPIPHNGCRPPKKRRV; this is translated from the coding sequence ATGAACAAGCCGGTTGCCAAGCCGAAGAAGAAGGTCAAGCGCGTCGTCACCGACGCGGTCTGCCACGTGCAGGCGTCATTCAACAATACCGTCGTGACGATCACCGATCGCCAGGGCAATGCGCTGTCGTGGGCCACAGCCGGTGGCGCCGGCTTTCGCGGTTCGCGCAAGTCGACTCCGTTCGCTGCGCAGGTAGCCGCCGAGAAGGCGGCGCGTGCCGCTTCGGAATACGGCGTCAAGACGATCGAGGTGCGCATCAAGGGTCCCGGCCCTGGGCGTGAATCGGCCGTACGTTCGCTCAACAATGTCGGCTTCAAGGTGACCAACATCATCGACGTGACTCCGATCCCGCACAACGGTTGTCGTCCGCCCAAGAAGCGTCGCGTGTAA
- the rpsD gene encoding 30S ribosomal protein S4, with amino-acid sequence MARYIGPTCKLARREGADLSLKSPARAIDSKCKLEQKPGQHGAARKGRLSDYGVQLREKQKVKRMYGLLERQFHKYYQKASNQKGNTGENLLRQLETRLDNVIYRMGFAVTRSQARQLVSHGAVIVNGKRVNLPSYQVKAGDEIALTERARSQLRVQESVNVSQEMDLVPSWIEVDAKKFSGVFKSLPERSDLPSDINESLIIELYSK; translated from the coding sequence ATGGCTCGTTATATCGGACCTACCTGCAAGCTGGCTCGCCGCGAAGGCGCCGACCTCAGCCTCAAGAGCCCGGCGCGCGCGATCGACTCGAAGTGCAAGCTCGAGCAGAAGCCCGGCCAGCACGGTGCCGCCCGCAAGGGCCGCCTGTCTGACTATGGCGTGCAGCTGCGCGAGAAGCAGAAGGTGAAGCGCATGTACGGCCTTCTCGAACGTCAGTTCCACAAGTACTACCAGAAAGCCTCGAACCAGAAGGGCAACACGGGCGAGAACCTGCTGCGCCAGCTCGAGACTCGTCTCGACAACGTCATCTATCGCATGGGCTTCGCGGTCACCCGCTCGCAGGCCCGCCAGCTCGTCTCGCATGGTGCGGTGATCGTCAACGGCAAGCGCGTCAACCTGCCTTCCTATCAGGTCAAGGCTGGCGACGAGATTGCGTTGACCGAACGTGCTCGCAGCCAGCTGCGCGTGCAGGAATCGGTCAACGTCTCGCAGGAAATGGATCTCGTTCCGTCGTGGATCGAGGTCGACGCCAAGAAGTTCTCGGGCGTCTTCAAGTCCCTGCCGGAGCGTTCCGACCTGCCGTCGGACATCAACGAGAGCCTGATCATCGAGCTCTACTCGAAGTAA